A genome region from Pleurocapsa minor HA4230-MV1 includes the following:
- the ltrA gene encoding group II intron reverse transcriptase/maturase: MDNVEYIQQEYEWADLPWKKFEKVLYKLQKRIYQASKRGDVKNVRRLQKLLLKSRCAKLISVRKVTQDNQGSKTAGVDGVKNLSPKDRFKLVDKITLRTKASPVRRVLIPKPGKDEKRPLGIPIMYDRAVQCLTKMALEPEWEAKFEPNSYGFRPGRSCQDAIRAIFLAIKQKSKFVLDADISQCFDKIDHQKLLQKLNTYPSLRRQIRAWLKAGIWQDFKFSETTEGTPQGGVISPLLANIALHGMEERIKKYAETLDIKDYRGKQVGKRDKRSSLSLIRYADDFVILHEDHSVVQSCREIISEWLKDIGLELKPSKTRLTHTLHNVGKEKAGFDFLGFNVRQYKVGKYLSGKNPNGKLLGFKTLIKPSKKSIKTHYEKLADIINSGKSLKQERLIGILNPIIRGWCNYYSKVVSSITFEKLDALTIFKLWKWAVKRHRNKGKKWLKSKYFQSESIYNNKENIFSNKDWIFATTKDGIINDRLRFHKDTKITRHIIVKGEASPFDGNLVYWSSRMGRNPLMPLSKAKLLKIQKGKCNWCGLTFLNEDVIEKDHIIPKSKGGTDYYNNLQLLHRHCHDKKSKIDGSNERQPSKHLSSLKDGIGVKEC; encoded by the coding sequence ATGGACAACGTTGAATATATTCAGCAAGAGTATGAATGGGCAGACCTCCCCTGGAAGAAATTCGAGAAGGTACTGTACAAGCTTCAAAAGCGTATCTATCAAGCGTCAAAACGTGGTGATGTCAAGAATGTTAGACGACTCCAAAAACTACTACTAAAATCCAGATGTGCAAAACTCATCTCGGTACGAAAGGTAACACAAGATAACCAAGGTTCCAAAACGGCAGGTGTGGACGGGGTTAAAAACCTATCCCCAAAAGACCGATTTAAACTGGTTGATAAAATCACCTTGAGAACCAAAGCGTCTCCTGTAAGGAGGGTACTCATACCCAAACCAGGGAAGGACGAGAAAAGACCTTTGGGAATACCTATAATGTACGACCGAGCAGTGCAATGCCTCACAAAAATGGCATTAGAACCAGAATGGGAGGCAAAGTTTGAACCAAACTCATATGGTTTCAGACCTGGACGGTCATGTCAAGATGCTATCAGAGCAATTTTTCTCGCAATCAAGCAAAAATCAAAATTTGTTTTAGATGCGGATATTAGCCAATGCTTTGATAAAATCGACCATCAGAAATTGTTACAAAAACTAAATACCTACCCTTCCTTACGTAGACAAATACGAGCTTGGCTAAAAGCTGGAATATGGCAGGACTTCAAATTTTCTGAAACAACTGAAGGTACACCGCAAGGTGGAGTTATTAGCCCACTTTTAGCTAATATTGCCTTACATGGAATGGAAGAGCGCATAAAGAAATATGCCGAAACTCTAGATATAAAAGATTATCGGGGAAAACAAGTAGGTAAAAGGGACAAAAGATCTTCTTTATCCCTAATTCGCTATGCGGATGACTTCGTAATCCTTCACGAAGACCATTCTGTTGTTCAAAGTTGCAGAGAAATTATCTCTGAATGGTTAAAAGACATAGGACTAGAACTAAAGCCTAGCAAAACTAGGTTAACTCACACCCTACATAATGTAGGTAAAGAAAAAGCTGGTTTTGATTTTCTCGGATTTAACGTTCGACAGTACAAAGTCGGTAAGTATCTAAGTGGAAAAAATCCAAATGGTAAATTGCTAGGATTTAAAACTCTTATTAAACCCAGCAAAAAGAGTATAAAAACACATTACGAAAAACTTGCAGATATTATCAATTCTGGTAAATCACTTAAGCAAGAAAGACTAATAGGAATACTCAACCCCATAATTAGGGGGTGGTGCAACTATTATTCAAAAGTCGTGAGTAGTATAACGTTTGAGAAATTAGACGCATTGACTATATTTAAACTCTGGAAATGGGCTGTAAAGAGACATAGAAACAAAGGAAAGAAATGGCTTAAAAGCAAATATTTCCAAAGCGAGTCTATTTACAACAATAAAGAGAACATATTTAGTAATAAAGACTGGATATTCGCCACGACAAAAGACGGAATAATTAACGATAGGCTTCGTTTTCACAAGGATACGAAGATTACCCGTCACATAATTGTCAAGGGTGAAGCTAGCCCATTTGACGGAAATCTAGTTTATTGGAGTTCTCGCATGGGAAGAAACCCACTCATGCCACTAAGCAAAGCCAAATTACTTAAAATCCAAAAAGGAAAATGTAATTGGTGCGGTTTAACATTCCTAAACGAAGATGTAATTGAAAAAG